ATATTTATGATACGTTATATCAACTTTATAAAAATGTTTCATAAATTGtcaaaaacttttcttttccggTAGAAAATATAACAGTCTTAAGAGAAAACAGTAAAATTAGACAACATTGTTGAAAATATCTCTATCCAACTGTAAAATCTCCCTAACCGAATTTGGGGGATCGTCAAAAATCGTCAGTCCTAAAGAATTGTCAAGAACACATTTCACCATTTGATCAACAGCTAGGTTTTGAGTCTTAAGAATATGTCGAAGATTTCTTATAActaatgtaatttttgccataactTTCGAAAACCAttttataaataagttatgataaaaatatataactatttttatgaataagtatatattttataatatatatatggacACGTAAATAAGTTATGTCTATATTTATTGGCCATaactttttataaaaaaattatattatcacacttttataacatgtaaattatttttatagtaaattttgTTGCCAtaattttagaattattttaggatttaaataatatagatttttataactttataaaatacatcttatttttatactatatATTTTAGAAACACTCATACATGTTTATACTTATAATATagttttataacttttataaaaataattttaaatttggatTTAGGTGTAATTACTCCAATTCGCACTTTCCCCTTATGAAACTGAAAGTGTAATTGAGTGTGCTCAATTACACCTAATTGATGAGACTCGCCAATGACAGTATTTACCCAAAAATGTCATCTTTGAGCACAGGCAAATCCGGGGGCAAAGTTAGAATTTTTTTTAGGGtcgaaattatattttatatttttacgatagtaaaaatgcaatttcacatttttaatagtttatatgtttatagtttttatcatttttgaggggttaaagtgtaattttatcattattaatttaaaattttataaattataaatgagtctaaatgaaaaattttctattttaggggggACCGAGGCCCCTACTAGCCTCCTGGCTTTGTCATTGCCCAATTCCAATTACTAGGTGGCTTTTCAAACACTAcctaaagaagaaaaaaaaacttattcctcctaatttttttttgaacaatcttattatagattttgattatatttactCTTTGTAACATAATAACTAAAACTACCCATAGTCCCTCCTTAACccataaataaaaggataataTGTTTCAGCGTACTTGAACCTACATTTTTTTATATTAACAACAATATTAATGCCAATTGAGCTAAAACTCAATCGATtgtaactaaaaaaaataaataaaaaatgattaaatccctcataaatttttttatataatttccaTACCCATTTAACGATTTTTCCTAATAACCAGAGGCGAATTCAGGGGGCTAGCAGGGGCCTCgaccccctaaaatgaaaaattattgttttggccttttaaaaaattttaaaaaattaaattagtaaaagtaaaattacactttgactctctaaaattatgaaaatttaatttaatcctttaaaattataaagatataaactattaaaattaaaatttcatttcgatcccctaaaaaaattttctgactTTACCCCTACTAATAACATCGTGCCCGATTTTTGAACATAAATTCTCATGAGAAATAACTGTAAATCAACTcaacaaaaaggaaaaaattcAACATTATAGGAAGTAATCTCAAATAAAAACAATTCTATTTTTGAAAACTAATCAAATCTAAAATATTTGGACAGTTTTTCAATAATAAGAATGAAACATGTTTCCGTCCAAATGTTTTCCGGTTCTATGAAAAACCGCGTGTATCATGCAATCTGCAAAAAACTTTTCATTTTCATAGTTGCACCGTCATTCCGTCCACGCGAAACACAGCACCAACAAAATTCACCGTCCACTTGCCTTTCTTTTCCCCATCTATATAAATCCACTCCCACATTCCCTCACTTTCTCATCAATTCCTCTACTTTCTTTTCAACCAAACACACTTACAACCCGATGGCCGCTTCAAGCTTTGCTCTAAGGTCCACCATTTCTTCTGGGATAATAAGTAACCCCAGATCAAAAACCTTGTTGCCTGCGGTTAATTCATCTTTCAAGCCCATCAAAAACCCTTCTTTAACTCAAACTCACAAGCTTTTCACTTTCTCAGCTCCCAAACGAGCTTTCACTTGCAAAAGCCAGGCTATTCCATCTGATAACTCAGCTCCTGGTAAATTTTGATTCGTACCACTCATTTGATTTGTCTCTTTGGGTTGATCTTGTTTAATATTTCTGGGATTTTGTGCTTGTTTCAGATAAAGTTCAAGAACTGCATATATATGAGATGAATGAGAGAGATCGTGGTAGTCCTGCCTATCTTCGTTTAAGTCAAAAATCTGTGAACTCACTGGGTGATCTTGTCCCTTTTagcaacaaagtaagctttctttTTTATTAATCTTACTGCATTAATTTATGAAGTTAatcttgaaaatgtatatatataaatacagaTGTATAGGGGAGATTTGGAGAAACGAATAGGAATAACAGCTGGGATATGCATATTAATAGAGCACAAACCCGAAATGAAAGGTGATCGCTACGAGGCCATCTTCAGCTTTTACTTCGGGGACTACGGTCACATAGCAGTTCAGGGACCTTACTTGACTTACCAGGACACGTTTCTCGCTATTAAAGGTGGGTCAGGAATTTTTGAAGGTGTCACTGGTCAGGTGAAACTCCACCAAATTGTTTTCCCCTTCAAGATTTTCTACACGTTTTACTTGAAGGGGATCGGTGAGCTCCCAGAGGAGCTGCTTTGCAAGCCGGTTGAGCCACACCCAGCTGTTGAAGCCTTTCCGGATGCTAAGGCTTGTGAGCCACATGCTGCTATTGCAAATTTCACtaattaaatcatttattaatgttatataattttaataaattgcgATATCTATGGAGTCTTAGGTTTAGTTTGGATGGACGATGTATTTTTTCGGTAATGTTAAAAATAGCGATGATGATGAGATTAATTATTGTGGCTGTGAAGTAAAAAATTTCACCGCATCACAATAATCGCTCATCTAAAGGAGGCATTAATATTGTTTTTCGTTCTTTTAGATTCTCTATTGTGGAAGATAGAATACGATTagaagtaattaaataaataaatattttgtcttattcaaaattttactgtaacaagattattttaaattatttttaaaatatatatatcaaacatgttgagaatattataaaaattattcatcaacaataaccaaaaatattttatatctTACAAAACTAAGAGAATTATAGTAAGAATAATAGAGAAAAGTAGAAAAATGGAAgaataattcaactttcacttgGAATACCAAAAATCTTATACATGCCCTTTATTTATAGCCTCATTCATATTGTAATTATTTTTACATTCAAAGTAGGCTAGCCTAATGCATTGTAATTATTTTTGCATGATTTGAGTAGGTAACAACTAATAACAACTATTAGAGATCTTGAATCACTTGAATAAAATAACCTAATTCCAACGGTTTATCTGAAATATTTAAATACACATTTAAATTTGTTTCAATGCCTACGtgttaaaagaaaaattaaatcttgctaacaagttCACAACAGATGCCTATATCTTCTCAAATGGGACAAATTAGGAGAATGATGGTGTAACATTTTGAATGAAGATTTTCAAGACAAAACTGATATGGGGAGTCGATTAATAATGTAACAAGCTACAAGCACacatttaccccaaaatttagtAAGTACACCAAATTGAAATTCAAAGGCTCGGGTAATTTTTAACAAATGTCTATGTTTGCGTTCAATAATGCCTTTTTGTTCAGGAATGTATACACAAGAACTTTGATGAATAATTtcgaaagaagaaaataaagaattaCATTTAGAGTTGAAAAATTCATATCCATTATCATTGCGAATTATTTTGATAGAAGTTGAGAATTGAGTTTGACCAAGGTAAGAAATTGTTTCAAGTGCTTGAGCCTTGAAAGATACACCCAAGTCATTCTGGTATGATAATCAATTATGGCTAAAAAAAATACCGATAATCATTATGTGTAGACACTCTATGTACAGTCCCCATAGGTCAATGTGAACAAGGGTAAAATGTGATTCAACACGAGGCAAACTAATAGGAAAATGTAAACGTGACTGTTTTGCTAAAGGACATATTAGAAACTGAGTAACATGGTTGTTGTCCACCAACTTACAACGTAATTgggacattttattcaatttggacaATGGAGCTTGACCCATCCGTGCATGCCAAAGAGATGAAGTAGAAGGTTGTGGTGAGGCAAAACAATCTTATTGTGGTGACAGAATATAGAGACCTCCTCGTTCCCTACCAATCCTCTTCATCTTGTCACTGTAAAGGTCTTGTAATAAACAAAAGTTGGGtgtaaaaagaaacaaaaaaatggagATCGATCACGGGTTAACTGTAAAATGGATAGCAAATTGTAATCGAAGTCTAGGACATAAAGAATGTTGGTAAAAGAATTATAATGAGCAGAAGTAAAGTTACCAATATGTGTTATAAAGGTAGACTTTACATTTGGCAATTGAACAAATGAGGAGTTAGAAGCATAAGTAACAGGAGATTTCAAGCAATGAAGATTAAAAATCATGTGGTTAGTGGCTATTGTATCTAGGATCCACTCAAGTGAAAAGGGTGCAAAGTCGGAAGCTGTGCCTGCCATATGTGCAACTACTTCAACAGGAGGTTCCTCGCTTAACAACCCCAAAATCTGCTAGTACTACTTCGGAGTAAAGACTAGAGCCTGACAGCGTGGCTGAACTATATAACTAGAGGAAGGTTTAGAAGCTGATACATTATTTGTCGAGACATTGTTTTGTTTTTTCCGTTTTGTAAACTTGAAGTTATGTGGATACCAAATCCACTTGTGACAAAATTCCCGTTTATGCCCCTTAATCTTGTAGTGATCACAGACACTAGTAAATTTCTTCCTAGGGCCCATATGTTGCACATTAGAGGAATAAAGGGCAGTAGGTAGTCGCGCCCTGGCGCGTGTGCACCAGGGCTATAAATCAACACACAACTTTAGAATTTAAAAGCGGCTTTATTGCAAGAGTGATAAattagttgtaatatttatatgcGTTACAATGGCACATATAGAGTATTTCGAGGATCGAATCTAAGGaattgttaaattattaaatatgtttatCAAGTTAACTATAAGTTAATCGATTACTAATCTAATCGAATCGAAATTTATTAGtgcaaattcaaatataaaattgttTATAAACTAAATTCAAATTATCAATTAAACTAACTAATCTAATTGTCTTCCCTATTGTTTTGAACAACGTAAATGATAAAACGAGGGTCAATTGGTTCGTTAATCACTAACTAAGCTAATAAACCTAAGTCAATTATATTGTTTGTCACTCTTAGCTAAGGATCTCCTATCGGTCTCCTAGACTAAAAGATACCACCTAGGTTTTCCTTTTGATCTCACCTAGACATCTAGATCTCCTCTCGATCTCATATATAGCACAATTATATCGAACTATCAAATGATAAACTCTTCTTTCGATCTTGTTTATCTAGATTTTCCACTAGAGACATCAATTCTAGTGTAATAAACATTTCGATATAATCAAACAATCAattaattaagaataaatattaaCTTAAACTAATAAATAACCAATCAACCAACCATCAACCAATGTAGCACATAATCAAACTTAAATTTCAAACAAGTATTTTATTAAACATGggatatatataataaaagtaaagAGTTTAAGAAAATGATCTTTCAATTGATGGAAACCCAATGAAGCCCAAGAGTTTGATCCTCCCTTTTGCATAATCTTCAACAAGAAGgaagaaataaaacaataaatataaaatctattctaaaaagaaaagagaaaacctaatctaaaaatgaaaagaaaagaaaaagaaacctaACCTAAAACTATGAAACTAAAGAAAGATGTTCagctataaaaaaaaaaatcttcaaaAGCTTATAAAGTATTATTTATAGTTTACTAACATTTAACCTAACATTGATCATTATGCccttaaatagaaaaaaaaaacaaacttaAGCTTGTTTTGGCATAAAATTGCCCCGACAGTTTTTCACCCGTCAGGCAGCGGTGTCGCAACACCTAAATCCATGGCGAACTTGTGTATCTTGGGGGTCTCGGTGTCGCGACACCCACTCCTTGATGTCGCGACATCATTGGAGTTGACCTCAATTTTCTTCACTTTAGCACCTTTAGGGTATCATGACTTCCATGATCTCAGTGTCGCGATACCCACTCTGAATGATGATTTCCTCAAACTCGGGCCATTATCAATTTCCCATATCAACTCAATCACATTGCTAGGTCCCTCATAGCACCATTTGGCCAATTTGGGTCTCAAAAGCgcataaaactaataaaaaccGGCCATTTATTAATAACAAAAGCTAAAAATCGACAAAAGTAAAGAAAAGACTAGTATAATGGAAAGCCTAATTTAATGTATTAAATTATGAAAGATCAATATGTTTATTAATCATAACTGACTTCTAACACATATTGTTGTTGAGCTTTGTCCTGAACAACCATCAAGTATGATTGAATGATCGATGATAGGATCTACATTAACAATATTTGACTCCTAACAGTTGAATATGTTTTATTTAATCCTGTCAGAAATTGAAACAATCATTGTTGTAACAAGTATTGGGCATTTTTACGAGATAAGTCACAATCACAAGTAGAAAATGAGACTAAGGCATCATACTCATCCCAAAGAAGTCACAACTTTGTAAAATAAGTGGAAAAAGAATAAACAACTTGAACATGAGATCAATCTCTCCATGAAGGAAAAAAAAACCCAAGAACCATCAAATTTGTCATACCTCTTTTTAAGATTTGGTCAAACTAGTGTTATACTAGAAATAAATACTATACTAGCAGAAAGTTCCTTATAAACAATGTTAAGAATCCAAGATAATACTATGGCTTTGCATCTTTCCCATTGATATTGTAACCTAGAAGGGAAAGAACCTTTCTTACAAAAACCATCTACAAACCCTAAATTATTCTTTGCTAACAATGCTATGCGTATAGAATGACTCCAAATACTATATTTCTCAAATCCCAAAAGCTGATGGGATACTAAAGGAGAACTCGGTGTATCAAATGGATGATTGAAATCAATGGAAGTACATAATCTTGATCATTAACCATTTCAAGAAATAACAAAGAAACAAGAAAACTATAACCAATAATTCACAAGAATCACAAAAactaaagaaaacagaattagagaAAACTTAATTATCTGAAGAAGAGATCCAAAATTTTTCTTGGCTCAAATATTATGTTGGATTAACTGATAGGAGACCAATCGTTGGTGGTGAAAGAACAAAGAAGAACGAAAATGTatgattttttgttttgttttcattGACTCAATAAGATTACACAAACTAACTCTCAACAATTTATTTGTTCTTAACATTTACAGTTTCAGGTCAGCAATGACGTTTCCATCATCATCGAAGTGAATAACTCAAAAGGGGTGACTTGTTCACTCTGATGGTTGTCTCTctatgttttgatgttttaaatcTATCCATGTTTCTAATATGAGTATTGTTTTGTTCTTTCTTATTCGATAATGGAAGCCTAATTCGGGTATAGTTTACTCTTTTTCAACCAAGCACTCATATCACTTTATTAATTTGTCTTTTCTATGTGCTTTGCTATTGTATGTGAAAACCTAGGAGTCTCTTCATTTGTAATCAATTTAACTTCCTCCTTCCATATCTTTTACatgtaaaatgtaaaaaaaaactttaattattaaaatttgacAACTCATATAGAAGTGGTGCCACTCACTTAACTTTATTGTTCCCACCAAGCCAATATTTTTCAATATGATATCTAACGCTCGTACGGGGCCAATAGCCTTTGCGTGTTTGGCCACAAATGAAAAACCTACAACATCATAATAGTGTTGAACAAAATATTCTAAGAtatataatttttctaaaatattttattattaataagatTTGAATAATATATTTTCttagttttatattaaaattatatcatCTATTATCtattaattatcaaattatttcATCCAACATTAATTCAATTAAAACTTTCAATTCAATTATATCCAATCAAAATAGATAATCAAGAAACTCTTCAGGTTATTCAATAATCCTTCTCAAAGACATCTTCCTTAGCACTTGTCTGATGTATTCAACAGGATTTGCTGGACATTAGTCAATAAAAGTCTAAATATATTTCTCGTGAAAGAAACCCAAAAGTTGATTATATTGCTAAACTGACTTTAGACATCAATGAGGATCTTGATAAACctttgtaataattttatttgttctcacaaaaaaacaaaaaacaaaatgcTTATCACGTTTATAATAATTTATCCTAGACACCCTTCTTTCTTTGACAAGTCTCCTTGATTTTTTTTAGAGAAGTTATTCATTGATGGAAAGGGATGGATGTAATTCATGTTGGTAATAGTGAGGACCACTAACATAAATATCCacgaaaataataagaaataaaaatttaatgataTCCTCTTAATTACACAAAAAGTTTAAAAAGGAACacatttatttctaattttactCTCTActacaaaatattaaaatgaaaatagaaaTACTAACACCATTGGATTtgcaaattatttaaaattacataagattcataatttatttaattagtgaAACTTGCAATGGCGGCATGTGGCTCGCAAGCCTTAGCAGCCGGAACGGCTTCAACAGCTGGGTGTGGGTCAACCGGTTTGCAAAGCAGCTCTTCTGGGAGTTCACCAATTCCCTTCAAATAGAAAGTGTAGAAAAGCTTAAAGGGGAAGACGATTTGGTGGAGCTTGACCTGACCAGAGACACCTTCAAAAATGCCAGATCCACCAGTAATAGCGAGATACGAGTCCTGGTAAGTCAAGTAAGGTCCCTGCACCGCTATGTGACCGTAGTCTCCGAAGTAAAAGCTGAAGATGGCTTCGTAGCGGTCACCTTTCAGTTCGGGTTTATGCTCTATCAATATACACATCCCTGCAGTTATTCCTATCCGTTTCTCCAAATCTCCCCTATATATCTGtaattacatatatatcaataacTATTTGGTTAATTCGATAAAttaattcagaaaaaaaaaaaaacttactttGTTGCTAAAAGGGAC
Above is a genomic segment from Gossypium arboreum isolate Shixiya-1 chromosome 8, ASM2569848v2, whole genome shotgun sequence containing:
- the LOC108469180 gene encoding allene oxide cyclase, chloroplastic-like translates to MAASSFALRSTISSGIISNPRSKTLLPAVNSSFKPIKNPSLTQTHKLFTFSAPKRAFTCKSQAIPSDNSAPDKVQELHIYEMNERDRGSPAYLRLSQKSVNSLGDLVPFSNKMYRGDLEKRIGITAGICILIEHKPEMKGDRYEAIFSFYFGDYGHIAVQGPYLTYQDTFLAIKGGSGIFEGVTGQVKLHQIVFPFKIFYTFYLKGIGELPEELLCKPVEPHPAVEAFPDAKACEPHAAIANFTN
- the LOC108469717 gene encoding allene oxide cyclase, chloroplastic-like, translating into MAASDKVQELHVYEMNERDRGSPAYLRLSQKPVNSLGDIVPFSNKIYRGDLEKRIGITAGMCILIEHKPELKGDRYEAIFSFYFGDYGHIAVQGPYLTYQDSYLAITGGSGIFEGVSGQVKLHQIVFPFKLFYTFYLKGIGELPEELLCKPVDPHPAVEAVPAAKACEPHAAIASFTN